Genomic segment of Nilaparvata lugens isolate BPH unplaced genomic scaffold, ASM1435652v1 scaffold3140, whole genome shotgun sequence:
GATGAAATCATCCTAACTAAATGGTCTGACAACTCTTGTGTCACACTGGGATCAAACTTCATTGGAAAAGGTGAATTTGATACATGTCGTCGTTGGGACAAGAAACAGAACCGCTACATAGATGTTCCTAGGCCACAATGTGTGCAATTGTATAATGCTAGCATGGGAGGGGTCGATAAACTGGATTTCCTTGTTGCACTCTACAGAACGTTCATCAGAAGCAAGAAATGGACCCTGAGGATGTTTACACATGCTCTTGATCTAGCTGTCACCAATTCTTGGCTGGAATATAGGAAAGAGTCGGCTAGACAACAAGTGCCTTCCAAAGAGATGATGGATCTCATCCACTTCCGTCAATATGTCTCAGAAGCCCTTATTGTTGGAGGAAGACAACCTACAAAGAAGAGAGGAAGGCCTTCTTCCACTGAAGAAGCAACAACTGCACCACTACACCACAAACGAGTTGCAGCTATCAAACCAGTGATGGAAGTGAGGTATGATGGCATGCACCACCTACCTGAAGTGAGTGAAAAAGAATGGCAAGATAGGTGCATGAATGAAGGATGCACAGgtaaaacattcatttattgcTCGAAGTGTAAAATCTATTTGTGCCTTTCAAAGAAACGAAACTGCTATGCTCAATTTCACACAAATAATAAAAGACATAATATTATTGCTATATAATGTAGAATTGGGGTAgatttaattaatattaatatattagcATTCAATTATTAGTAACCTacagtaattcattttttaaaataaaataatctttcATAGTTCAACTATtgctatttattattcatagattttcaataattgctaatgaattctgaatttttttattgacaaaaaatacatgagcaaattattatttttttttattgacaaaatgaGTCTATAAGTCAATGAGTCTATAAGTCTATGAGTCAATAAGTCTACAATACTGCTAATGAGTCTATGTCAATCTgggattactttttgagaaggTAGCTGAAGAGTCAGTAACAGTCACCATGTCCTATATATAGCACGATCCGGATCCGGCTTCCATACGATccgatttgaatttttttttttttttgaacaattagaaaaaatatatttagtaAATGTaccaaatttcatatttttattttgaaaattgtaaatgTATGACCGAAAGGGCTAAACAGTAAATTGACATGGAAGGAACAAGTGAATATGTTATGTAGAAAATTATCTAGGTAGGTTAGTATATCTTATTAGAAAGCTCAAATACTGTGTAAGCTCAGATGTGCTTTTGACAACCTATTTTGGCCTTTTTCATTCCCTAATAACATATGGAGTTATACTTTGGGGCAATTGTAGCACTGCCACAAAGATACTTATTCTTCAAAAAAGAGTGGTTAGGATAATCGATGGCCTGCAACAAAGAGAATCTTGCAGAGAAAGTTTTGTTAAATATCAAATAATGACAGTGCCAACTTTATACATTTATCATAATTTGGTTCAAGTAGAAAGTAATATACACAAGTTTAACATCATAGGGCACTCCCATAACACAAGAAGAAAATTTGATCTTTATATACCTCAAATAAGATTGGCAAAGACACATAAGAGTCATTACTATCAGAGATACatgatattcaataaacttccacTATGGGTTCGTAATCTGCCAGAGAAAAGTTCTAAATTAGTTGTTAGTAGATGTCTGAAGAATCAGCCATTCTATAATCTGAATCAGCCATTCATGAAAGTGAATTTATGGCATCAACCCACatacaattgaaaaatgatcaaatcTTGCTGATCTACTGTACCTGTTTTGAAGTTTGTAACATTGTTTTTGACACGCTATTCTTTGATTGAGCGATTAGAGATTATATTTCAGTAGaacatattattgtaaaatttatataataatatattattattgttttaatggATTACTGTATCAATGTTGATTGTTTGTGACCTTGGCGAAGCCTAttgcaatttttttgtttaatggGAAATAAAGTATTCTTATTCCAAACCATCCAAATTATTTCCCCCAGCACCCCTGTACTCTACCAAATATGTGGGACACattcaaatttgtttcccaCAAAAAACTCATcacaagcttttttgttcagctcttGGAGATAAGCTTATTAAATAgctaaatttcaacaaaattcaaatggcgacccgggaaattgagttttcatcgaaaatttggAGTTTTTCCAAATacgaaaaattctcagccaaaactataAGATCGCTGTGATAAGTGAACACCAATtctgttgcatactacactggaggctacTGGAGAACCTCCAGACCTTCCAAATTTTGCCCCCTGCCACCCCTGTGCTCACacaaatatttgggacacatttaaaatttgtttccaactaaaaatgtatttcaagcttttttgttcagctctcCAAGTTAAGTGTAAATCCAAAGCTAAATTacaaccaaattcaaatggcgacccggaaaattgagtttttatcgaaattttgaagttttcccaaataccaaaaattctcagtcaaaactATGAGTTCACTGTGAAAGCAGAACACCAAATCTTTTACATACTACACTTGAGgctacgggaaaacctccagacTTTCCAAATTTCGCCCCCTGCCACCCCTGTGCTCCACCAAATATTTTGagacacatttaaatttgtttcccacaaaaaaattataagaagcttttttgttcagctcgccAATTTAAGTGTAAAATCATATCTAAATTCCAACCAAATCCAAATGGCGACCCGGGAAATTGagtttttcattgaaaactttgtgtgtgtgtgtgtgtgtgtgtgtttgtgtgagaTAGTTGTGAGTGTCCCGCCTTTCCTGGCATCATTCCAAGCTGTTTACTGACTTGCAGCTGTGCTCTattgttgaagaagaagaagaagacgaagaagatgaagaagaagaagaacacgaaatctgttgcatactacCACAGAATTGATAATAGCattaattataggagttttctctgatacTACATTGGAGGCTACGGGAAAACATCCAGACCTTCCAAATTTTTCCCCCAGCACCCCTGTACTCGCCTAAATATTTGagacacatttaaatttgtttcccacaaaaaatgtattacaagcttttttgttcagctcctagagataagcctataaccatatctaaattacaaccaaattcaaatgaggacccgggaaattgagttttcatcgaaaactgtgtgtgtgtgtgtgtgtgtgtgtgtgtgtgtgtgtgttgtgtgtgtgtgtgtgtgtgtgtgtgtgtgcaccCCTGTACTCGCCTAAATATTTGagacacatttaaatttgtttcccacaaaaaatgtattacaagcttttttgttcagctcctagagataagcctataaccatatctaaattacaaccaaattcaaatgaggacccgggaaattgagttttcGCCACattgcacagaaagcagctgttttccagtccctacgtagatctgaaagaccttgtttgcagacgacgtcaaaAAAgagtttcttttccggtctagcccagaaagttgtctctttccagccgctcatggaagtagttaataatcATCCGCTAGAGCGGGCGAGTGTCTACTTTCATCATCAgtgctgaagtcgccatgatttcagttccagttttgaatcaactaattcgcttcgcatccagttttattcaattatttattgttgattagtgcattccgaattttcaaaaatgcttgaagatgactgtggtattccaagtgaaattttaaaagaatctgaaatcctgactgcaaatcttctaccactaaaatcaagagataggtacgatagcttaacgagtattctttattttgtattctttatttattttgtcagcaatacctgtagtgtggcgaaaaatattgttcgcaccacgggcaaaaatgtttttccagctctcaatcttttctagtcctcggcctacggcctcggacttgaaaaccaatttcgagctggaaaaatctcattttctgctctaggtgcgaaatatactatttcatcgaaaactgtgtgtgtgtgtgtgtatgtgtgtgtgtgtgtgtgtgtgtgtgtgtgtgtggtgtgtgtgtgtgtgtgtgtgtgtgtgtgtgtgtgtgtgtgtgtgtgttggaacaaggtataatacggggagacaatcaagtatacacagcacattaacgggaggtgtgtacactaaggggagaccccgtatTGTCACTACTCAATTTTAGTGAAAATCACTTCTACctgcttaaaaccatgtaaaaacgtaataaaaaaaaaatctctcCATTTTGTTAGTATCctacctaattgggatacactccagtttccaaaattgccaccacgttgtg
This window contains:
- the LOC111051626 gene encoding piggyBac transposable element-derived protein 3-like; translated protein: MVPFKGSLDMKQYIRNKPTKWGVKIFVLCGESGTMFDFLIYQGSTTEVKSEYTQFGLGAAVVMQLSERLPQFFQIYFDNFFSTYPLFQWLIKKEIYAVGTIRVDRFCKPPLKTDSEMKKLPRGSVDEVVSKDEIILTKWSDNSCVTLGSNFIGKGEFDTCRRWDKKQNRYIDVPRPQCVQLYNASMGGVDKLDFLVALYRTFIRSKKWTLRMFTHALDLAVTNSWLEYRKESARQQVPSKEMMDLIHFRQYVSEALIVGGRQPTKKRGRPSSTEEATTAPLHHKRVAAIKPVMEVRYDGMHHLPEVSEKEWQDRCMNEGCT